The following are encoded in a window of Haladaptatus sp. R4 genomic DNA:
- a CDS encoding sugar phosphate isomerase/epimerase yields MKLACSSYSYHDELEDGMSLEEFLEICSTELEISGVELLDGHLPGDDEETIAEVGDLLSEYDLELACLSVFYNDFAKGTPEERREDVEVVKTWLDHGDRLGAPVLRAFTGFPGLHDREHDDPQVWTDVSTCLQECIDYGETVETTLAVENHNHDGLIRTADDIFRIRSLVNGDLGLVLDLANYVDGKPSIDRTLHLADHVHAAYDDLAADGSEPNYPYYDESLTALSERGYDDFVTLEYEGEADNFEAVPQAVDYLRSCL; encoded by the coding sequence ATGAAACTCGCCTGCAGTTCGTACTCCTACCACGACGAACTCGAAGACGGGATGTCCCTGGAGGAGTTCCTCGAAATCTGTAGCACGGAACTCGAAATCTCGGGGGTCGAACTGCTCGACGGTCACCTTCCGGGCGACGACGAGGAGACCATCGCGGAGGTCGGCGACCTCCTCTCCGAGTACGATCTGGAACTCGCGTGCCTGTCGGTCTTCTACAACGACTTCGCCAAGGGGACGCCAGAAGAGCGACGTGAAGACGTCGAGGTGGTCAAGACGTGGCTGGATCACGGCGACCGTCTCGGCGCGCCGGTACTCCGAGCGTTCACCGGATTTCCGGGGCTCCACGACCGCGAACACGACGACCCGCAGGTGTGGACGGACGTCTCGACGTGCCTGCAGGAGTGTATCGACTACGGTGAAACCGTGGAGACGACGCTCGCGGTCGAAAACCACAACCACGACGGTCTCATTCGAACCGCTGACGACATCTTCCGGATTCGAAGCCTCGTGAACGGCGACCTCGGTCTCGTTCTGGATTTGGCGAACTACGTCGACGGGAAACCGTCTATCGACCGGACGCTGCACTTGGCGGACCACGTCCACGCCGCCTACGACGACCTCGCGGCGGACGGCTCCGAACCCAACTACCCCTACTACGACGAATCGCTGACGGCGCTGTCCGAGCGCGGCTACGACGACTTCGTGACGCTCGAATACGAAGGCGAAGCGGACAACTTCGAGGCCGTACCGCAGGCCGTTGACTATCTTCGTAGCTGTCTGTAG
- a CDS encoding Gfo/Idh/MocA family protein, whose translation MGQEIMISSETEGLDTENLRAAVIGTGAIAQRLHLPAYRKSEQVDLVAVCDVEEKKAATVAAEFGIGSYYTDYVEMLESGAVDAVSVCLPNHLHKEVVCTALEHDVHVLCEKPISTSLTEADAMIDAADASDAFLMIDQTERFNPVYEKTKELLEKGVIGDVLSVRSRFSHPGPEGWSPRSTWFTDAATSGGGALIDIGVHNADLVNYLFGSVSSLSGYSDTLSMDADVEDTAVAALRFESGALGTFETAWRTDPESIEMQIVGEEGVIYVDKVAPSLRLELGNDCGTVDVPIPDRSKYDGPVEHFIQSAKANSEPTVTGRDGKRALEVVMAIYRSSESENRVHFPLETEVEE comes from the coding sequence ATGGGACAAGAGATAATGATCTCCTCCGAGACGGAAGGTCTCGACACCGAGAACCTACGAGCAGCAGTTATCGGGACCGGAGCGATCGCGCAGCGACTCCACCTCCCGGCCTATCGAAAGAGCGAACAGGTCGACTTGGTCGCCGTCTGCGACGTCGAGGAGAAGAAAGCCGCGACCGTCGCGGCGGAGTTCGGGATCGGATCGTACTACACGGACTACGTCGAAATGCTCGAATCCGGTGCCGTCGATGCCGTGAGCGTCTGTCTTCCGAACCATCTGCACAAGGAAGTCGTCTGCACCGCGCTCGAACACGACGTCCACGTTCTCTGTGAGAAACCGATCAGCACCTCCTTGACGGAAGCGGACGCGATGATCGACGCGGCGGACGCCAGCGACGCGTTCCTGATGATCGACCAAACCGAACGGTTCAATCCGGTGTACGAGAAGACCAAGGAGCTACTCGAAAAGGGCGTTATCGGCGACGTACTGTCGGTGCGAAGTCGGTTTAGCCACCCCGGGCCGGAGGGTTGGTCACCCCGTTCGACGTGGTTCACCGACGCGGCGACGTCCGGTGGCGGCGCGCTCATCGACATCGGCGTCCACAACGCCGACCTCGTCAACTATCTGTTCGGCTCGGTTTCCTCCCTCTCCGGGTACAGCGACACGCTGTCGATGGATGCGGACGTCGAGGATACGGCCGTCGCCGCGCTCCGCTTCGAAAGCGGTGCCCTGGGCACTTTCGAGACGGCGTGGCGAACGGACCCCGAATCCATCGAGATGCAAATCGTCGGCGAAGAGGGCGTCATCTACGTCGATAAAGTCGCACCATCGCTCAGGCTCGAATTGGGCAACGACTGTGGGACCGTCGACGTTCCGATTCCGGACCGATCCAAGTACGACGGTCCGGTGGAACACTTCATTCAGTCGGCGAAGGCCAACAGCGAGCCAACCGTGACGGGACGGGACGGCAAGCGTGCACTCGAAGTGGTCATGGCCATCTATCGGTCGTCGGAGTCCGAGAACCGGGTTCACTTCCCGCTCGAAACGGAGGTGGAGGAATGA
- a CDS encoding YjcZ family sporulation protein, with translation MTDETSPKTDADGSPPKRTRRTLVQLLGTAVAMGAFSGSVTGSGTHDTDCTDTGHEEKRSDRFEVTGLSLSDDEFRLDRLRFAPVLDGEMEELFAIDGFVATVTNGTVARTDVDSIEIHQDFLDAIVEILDSFAEGDVPDGFDTAPAAVHYFDRIDTREFERLRAILENEGGADALERRLRNGVQTDMDAEGYAGGYVLILVLFILLVIIGAGFGSGTGRAAEMDR, from the coding sequence ATGACCGACGAAACTTCTCCGAAAACGGACGCGGACGGTTCGCCACCCAAACGAACGCGACGCACGCTCGTTCAACTCCTCGGCACGGCGGTCGCCATGGGGGCCTTTTCCGGGTCCGTTACCGGTAGTGGCACCCACGACACCGACTGCACGGACACCGGTCACGAGGAGAAACGCAGTGATCGCTTCGAGGTGACCGGTCTCTCCCTCTCCGATGACGAATTCCGCCTCGATAGGTTGCGGTTCGCACCGGTTCTCGATGGTGAGATGGAGGAGCTATTCGCCATCGACGGGTTCGTGGCGACAGTCACGAACGGGACGGTGGCCCGGACGGACGTCGATTCCATCGAAATACACCAGGACTTCCTCGACGCAATCGTGGAGATACTCGACTCCTTCGCGGAGGGAGACGTTCCCGACGGCTTCGATACTGCTCCGGCGGCGGTTCACTATTTCGATCGGATCGATACCCGGGAGTTCGAGCGTCTCCGAGCGATCTTGGAGAACGAAGGCGGTGCGGATGCGCTCGAACGCCGCCTTCGGAACGGTGTTCAAACCGATATGGACGCCGAGGGGTACGCTGGAGGATACGTACTGATTTTGGTCCTCTTCATTCTACTCGTCATCATCGGTGCAGGCTTCGGTAGTGGGACCGGCCGCGCTGCCGAAATGGATCGCTGA
- a CDS encoding Coenzyme F420 hydrogenase/dehydrogenase, beta subunit C-terminal domain, whose amino-acid sequence MTERRFPGVPGESSSAGSSDDCCEDGQCTCAVNEDGAGSSPPRLRSDGGSTPSNVDSDGSLGEVQFTEPTVGKSQNVEGSDANPTARPGVPEGVELDTPGYSIRSEMNDIDTPDEKTWFMELDEAVIEEERCIQCGTCVAACPSDSIGIGDDGLPELVKMCTGCSLCWDFCPRGGLRYERQWKITGGDDNVSGAGDPITEFSAKVSDSWRTNAQDGGIVTSVLVHLLEAGEIDGALVATESDEEPWKAESFLATSREELIENAGSFYNQTMALGNLDLEQWEEQLPDKDPEDLSLALVGTPCEIEGIRALQDFAWDHQSHEDGVRAIEYTIALMCTKNFNYERLIGDQLQEKRDIQPEEIGKLDVLDGEFRVYDHDEELIVEESIKNFHGATLKGCDECADFTGYCADLTVGSVGSPNEYSSVIVRTETGLKAWELAEPDLEYEDLYSRKAIGKLQSWDKKNAFSSLERQFDPDAPRFIEYTDHAEQYGTEPNPHEADH is encoded by the coding sequence ATGACTGAGCGGCGGTTCCCGGGCGTTCCGGGCGAGTCCAGTTCGGCCGGTTCGTCGGACGATTGCTGTGAAGACGGCCAATGTACGTGTGCCGTGAATGAGGACGGAGCGGGTTCGTCTCCGCCACGGCTCCGCTCGGACGGCGGGAGCACCCCCAGTAACGTCGATTCCGACGGGAGCCTCGGCGAGGTTCAGTTCACCGAACCCACGGTGGGCAAGAGTCAGAACGTCGAGGGCTCCGACGCGAATCCGACGGCCAGACCCGGCGTCCCGGAGGGCGTCGAACTGGACACGCCGGGATACTCCATCCGGAGCGAGATGAACGACATCGACACGCCCGACGAGAAGACGTGGTTCATGGAGTTGGACGAGGCGGTCATCGAGGAGGAGCGGTGTATCCAGTGTGGTACGTGTGTCGCGGCGTGTCCGTCCGATTCCATCGGCATCGGCGACGACGGCCTGCCGGAACTGGTGAAGATGTGCACGGGCTGTTCGCTCTGTTGGGACTTCTGTCCTCGGGGTGGCCTCCGGTACGAACGACAGTGGAAGATCACCGGCGGCGACGACAACGTGTCGGGTGCGGGTGATCCGATCACCGAGTTCTCGGCAAAAGTCTCCGATAGCTGGCGGACGAACGCACAGGACGGCGGGATCGTGACGTCCGTCCTCGTCCACCTCCTCGAAGCGGGTGAAATCGACGGGGCGCTCGTCGCCACGGAATCCGATGAGGAACCGTGGAAGGCCGAGAGTTTCCTCGCGACGAGCCGCGAGGAGTTGATCGAGAACGCCGGGAGTTTCTACAACCAGACGATGGCGCTCGGCAATCTCGACTTGGAACAGTGGGAAGAACAGCTTCCGGACAAGGACCCGGAGGACCTCTCGCTCGCCCTCGTCGGGACGCCGTGTGAGATCGAAGGGATTCGTGCACTCCAGGATTTCGCGTGGGACCACCAGTCCCACGAGGATGGCGTTCGCGCGATCGAGTATACCATCGCGCTGATGTGCACGAAGAACTTCAACTACGAGCGGCTCATCGGGGACCAACTGCAGGAAAAGCGGGACATTCAGCCCGAGGAGATCGGCAAACTCGACGTTCTCGACGGTGAGTTTCGAGTGTACGACCACGACGAGGAACTCATCGTCGAGGAATCCATCAAGAACTTCCACGGTGCCACACTCAAGGGTTGTGACGAATGTGCGGACTTCACCGGCTACTGTGCCGACCTCACCGTCGGTTCGGTCGGCAGCCCGAACGAATATTCGAGCGTCATCGTCCGGACCGAAACCGGACTGAAAGCGTGGGAGTTGGCCGAACCCGACCTCGAATACGAGGACCTCTACAGTCGGAAAGCGATCGGTAAACTACAGAGCTGGGACAAGAAAAACGCGTTCTCGTCGTTGGAACGGCAGTTCGATCCGGACGCGCCGCGGTTCATCGAGTACACGGATCACGCCGAGCAGTACGGCACCGAACCCAATCCGCACGAGGCGGACCACTAA
- a CDS encoding type II toxin-antitoxin system VapC family toxin yields the protein MSVFVDTGVLFAHHDTDAERHEQAVAAFDELLDGTYGQPYTSDYVLDEVVTLTRVRTGSFEAANTVARRILGEDSFPNVLELLHVEPDEVTAALETFRRYEDQNLSFTDASIIHLCESRGIDAVLSFDDDFDGLIERVVSSR from the coding sequence ATGAGTGTCTTCGTCGATACCGGCGTCCTCTTTGCACATCATGATACGGACGCAGAGCGCCACGAGCAAGCAGTTGCTGCGTTCGACGAACTGCTGGATGGAACGTACGGTCAGCCGTACACGAGCGACTACGTACTGGACGAGGTGGTAACGCTAACCCGCGTTCGAACTGGGTCGTTCGAGGCCGCAAACACGGTGGCACGTCGTATCCTCGGTGAAGACTCGTTTCCGAACGTCTTGGAACTACTCCACGTCGAACCGGACGAGGTTACAGCCGCGCTGGAGACGTTTCGCCGATATGAGGATCAGAACCTCAGTTTCACGGACGCGAGCATCATTCATCTGTGCGAGTCCCGCGGTATCGATGCGGTGTTGAGCTTCGACGACGACTTCGACGGACTCATCGAGCGCGTCGTATCGAGCCGCTGA
- a CDS encoding lamin tail domain-containing protein, producing MDSNRRKVLAGVGTLTALGLGTTQVLGQSGAGTSEDQNEGDGHDDALGPAVSFKHSDPEYEFVVFGNDGSETYDASGYWVDFEYGNDDVDQRRQLPEGSTIDPGMYLYVATGAVDDEKINPGDNNFVEFDYDHDVIADDGSDVIALLDADGTVVASSDYDAAPIGSNSEDGSSDDSSDDTQSGDENQAGDDTQSDDDEQSGNDGGSDGSEDTEDNESGKSDDSDGSDSKDSSSGEDSEDGC from the coding sequence ATGGATAGCAATCGTCGAAAGGTACTGGCAGGAGTGGGAACGCTGACGGCGCTCGGTCTCGGCACGACGCAGGTGTTGGGCCAATCGGGAGCCGGAACATCGGAGGATCAAAACGAGGGCGACGGCCACGACGATGCGCTCGGTCCGGCGGTGAGTTTCAAACATTCGGACCCCGAGTACGAGTTCGTCGTCTTCGGCAACGACGGCAGCGAGACCTACGACGCGTCCGGGTACTGGGTCGACTTCGAATACGGGAACGACGACGTCGATCAGCGTCGGCAACTCCCGGAAGGGAGCACCATCGATCCCGGTATGTACCTCTACGTGGCGACCGGTGCCGTCGATGACGAGAAGATCAATCCCGGAGATAACAACTTCGTGGAGTTCGATTACGATCACGACGTGATCGCCGACGACGGTTCGGACGTCATCGCGTTACTCGATGCGGATGGTACCGTGGTGGCGTCGTCGGACTACGACGCCGCCCCGATAGGATCGAATTCCGAAGATGGGTCGAGTGACGATTCGTCCGACGACACGCAATCCGGTGACGAGAATCAGGCGGGAGACGACACGCAATCGGATGACGACGAGCAGTCGGGTAACGACGGTGGATCCGATGGAAGCGAAGACACCGAAGATAACGAATCCGGAAAATCCGACGACTCCGACGGCTCGGACTCGAAGGACTCGTCCTCGGGCGAAGATTCCGAAGACGGCTGCTAA
- a CDS encoding ABC transporter ATP-binding protein, protein MTLLEITDLEVEYRTQKGSIHAVNGVSFTVDEGVNYGLAGESGSGKSTAAEAVLGLLPDNGSVTGGEVLYKGRDLLSLSEQERRDVLWEEIAYIPQSAMDALDPVMTTGAQIRQAIQKHRNVSKPNARERVRELFDLVGLDPNRIDDYPHEFSGGMRQRVTIAMALALEPDLIIADEPTTGLDVIVQDKIIETILDIQERVDSSLLLITHEIGVIAETCDELSILYGGKVMEQGSTGNVLINPTNPYTMGLKNSFPEIESGTEDAVSIPGSPPDLATPQTGCAFVERCPFADETCEASHPEFVYLPNRNQRSACHHVERAAQIRREARRPETWGVETAEDETRTERDVILSVSDLEKHYAQSQPLMDKFRGNEPPKVRAVDGVSFSVSRSEILGIAGESGCGKSTLGETVALLEEPTGGEILFDGKSASEYQSGEMKRFREKAQIVFQDPFDSLNPRMTVWKLVSEPLTIHDRNPGDRESVVRETLERVGLTPPSKFLDQYPHELSGGQRQRVAIARALVLDPDFLVCDEPASMLDVSLKVNLLNLLRSLADEEDIGIIYISHDLASLAQVSDQLAIMYLGRIVEIGDTERVVDEPLHPYTERLLSATPEKDPSTDRDRVTLDGEPPNPIDLPSGCVFAPRCPKAREECRSTDPDVDTTGDDDHSAACLFPVEGELIDQPSSSD, encoded by the coding sequence ATGACGCTCTTGGAGATAACCGACCTCGAAGTCGAGTACCGAACGCAGAAGGGATCGATCCACGCCGTCAACGGCGTCTCGTTCACCGTTGACGAAGGTGTGAACTACGGCCTCGCGGGCGAGAGCGGGTCCGGCAAGTCGACGGCGGCGGAAGCCGTCCTCGGCTTGCTTCCCGACAACGGCTCCGTCACCGGTGGCGAAGTCCTGTACAAAGGCCGGGACTTGCTTTCGCTCTCCGAACAGGAACGGCGGGACGTCCTCTGGGAGGAGATAGCCTACATCCCACAGAGCGCGATGGACGCCCTCGACCCCGTTATGACGACCGGTGCACAGATCCGGCAGGCGATTCAGAAACACCGGAACGTCTCGAAGCCGAACGCCCGCGAGAGGGTGCGAGAACTGTTCGATCTGGTCGGTCTCGACCCGAACCGAATCGACGATTACCCCCACGAGTTCAGCGGCGGGATGCGACAGCGGGTGACCATCGCCATGGCGCTTGCGCTCGAACCGGACCTCATCATCGCCGACGAGCCAACGACCGGGTTGGACGTCATCGTCCAAGACAAGATCATCGAGACGATTCTCGACATTCAAGAGCGCGTCGATAGCTCGCTGTTGCTCATCACGCACGAAATCGGCGTCATCGCCGAGACCTGCGACGAACTCTCGATACTCTACGGGGGGAAGGTGATGGAACAGGGGAGCACGGGCAACGTGCTCATCAATCCGACGAACCCGTACACGATGGGGCTGAAGAACTCCTTCCCGGAGATAGAATCCGGGACGGAGGACGCGGTGTCCATCCCTGGCTCACCGCCCGACTTGGCCACGCCGCAGACCGGATGTGCGTTCGTCGAGCGGTGCCCGTTCGCCGACGAGACCTGCGAAGCGTCCCACCCGGAGTTCGTGTACCTGCCGAATCGAAACCAACGCTCGGCCTGTCACCACGTCGAGCGCGCCGCACAGATTCGACGTGAAGCCCGCCGTCCCGAGACGTGGGGCGTCGAAACGGCCGAGGACGAGACACGGACGGAGCGGGACGTCATCCTCTCGGTTTCCGACCTGGAGAAACACTACGCACAGAGCCAACCGCTGATGGATAAATTCCGGGGGAACGAACCGCCCAAAGTCCGGGCCGTGGACGGCGTTTCGTTCTCGGTCTCACGGTCGGAGATTCTCGGCATTGCCGGTGAGAGCGGCTGCGGGAAATCGACGCTCGGCGAGACGGTCGCGCTCCTCGAAGAGCCGACCGGCGGCGAGATACTGTTCGACGGCAAGTCGGCGTCGGAGTACCAGAGCGGCGAAATGAAGCGGTTTCGCGAAAAGGCACAGATCGTCTTTCAGGACCCCTTCGACTCGCTCAATCCGCGGATGACCGTCTGGAAGCTCGTGAGCGAACCGCTCACGATCCACGACCGAAACCCGGGCGACCGCGAATCCGTGGTCCGCGAGACGCTGGAACGGGTCGGACTGACGCCCCCCTCGAAGTTCCTCGACCAGTATCCGCACGAACTCTCGGGGGGACAGCGCCAACGCGTCGCCATCGCTCGGGCGCTGGTGCTCGACCCCGACTTCCTGGTCTGTGACGAACCGGCGTCGATGCTCGACGTCTCGCTGAAAGTCAACCTGCTCAACCTCCTCCGCTCGCTCGCGGACGAGGAGGACATCGGGATCATCTACATCTCACACGACTTGGCGAGTCTCGCGCAGGTCTCGGACCAACTGGCGATCATGTATCTGGGCCGAATCGTCGAAATCGGCGACACCGAACGCGTCGTCGATGAACCGCTGCACCCCTACACGGAACGGTTGCTCTCGGCGACGCCGGAGAAGGACCCGTCCACCGACCGCGACCGGGTCACGCTCGACGGGGAACCGCCGAACCCCATCGACCTCCCGTCGGGTTGCGTCTTCGCACCACGGTGTCCGAAAGCCCGCGAGGAGTGCCGATCCACGGACCCCGACGTCGATACGACGGGAGACGACGACCACTCCGCGGCGTGTCTCTTCCCGGTCGAAGGAGAACTGATCGACCAACCCTCCTCGTCCGACTGA
- a CDS encoding ABC transporter permease, whose protein sequence is MSTESVSYRTRLSNRASQIQSQLLFLARDRLALAGMIILGAFVFLGLFGPYLAPHDPIISDVHTKNGEIMRLASPNAAAPFGTTEFGKDVLSQFLAGARPTLIVGLIGGVGTGALGFLIGLVSGYFGGWVDELLMRLTDLTFSLPFMPMALLLLTFVTPSIWLITAIIVLFLWKMPARVVRAEVLSVREQTFVRSARASGAGHLRTMFVHVAPNVLPIGFLYVAYGVAWAIASQASLAFLGFGDPTSTSWGRMLRMVFESGAIRVAWWWVVPPAVGIAAVTTAVFLIGRAYEEVINPEIQSDK, encoded by the coding sequence ATGAGCACCGAATCCGTCTCGTATCGCACCCGCCTCTCGAACAGAGCCAGCCAAATCCAGTCCCAACTCCTGTTCCTCGCCCGGGACCGCCTCGCGCTCGCGGGGATGATAATCCTCGGCGCGTTCGTCTTCCTGGGTCTGTTCGGACCGTATCTCGCGCCGCACGACCCGATCATCTCGGACGTGCACACGAAGAACGGCGAGATAATGCGGTTGGCGTCGCCGAACGCGGCGGCCCCGTTCGGAACCACCGAGTTCGGCAAGGACGTGCTCAGCCAGTTCCTGGCGGGCGCACGACCGACGCTCATCGTGGGTCTGATCGGCGGCGTCGGCACCGGCGCGCTCGGGTTTCTGATCGGCCTCGTCAGCGGCTACTTCGGCGGGTGGGTCGACGAACTCCTGATGCGGTTGACCGACCTCACGTTCTCGCTCCCGTTCATGCCGATGGCGTTGTTGCTGTTGACGTTCGTGACGCCCTCTATCTGGCTCATCACGGCGATCATCGTCCTCTTTCTCTGGAAGATGCCCGCCCGCGTCGTTCGGGCGGAAGTCCTCTCGGTCCGCGAGCAGACGTTCGTCCGCTCGGCGCGGGCGAGCGGTGCCGGTCACCTGCGGACGATGTTCGTCCACGTCGCGCCGAACGTCCTCCCCATCGGGTTCCTCTACGTGGCCTACGGCGTCGCGTGGGCAATCGCCTCGCAGGCGAGTCTGGCGTTCCTGGGCTTCGGCGACCCGACCTCGACGAGTTGGGGGCGGATGCTCAGGATGGTGTTCGAATCCGGCGCGATCCGAGTCGCCTGGTGGTGGGTCGTCCCACCGGCCGTCGGCATCGCCGCCGTCACGACCGCAGTGTTCCTCATCGGCCGCGCGTACGAGGAAGTCATCAACCCCGAAATTCAATCAGACAAATGA
- a CDS encoding ABC transporter permease encodes MSDFRRVFLKRIGIAAVLTLVAVTVIFVVLRMLPGSPFESLITTGNLNEAQAHRIMALYGLDKPLWQQYLLYLRNLLTFQFGYSILQSRPVWDILAPKLANTLVLLVPALITTAVLSSLLGMVAGWNRGSALETGSILTTTALRSTPVFITAILFIILFSYTLDLTPAFGMRDITATPDGLGATYLSVDFLHHYVLPFTVAVLYYSGDFLLLARNGVVEKQGSEFLKLHRAKGLSEFEQLLRAGRNSMLPILTYFALRLGMIFQGLILLEVVFGWPGIGRELVLAIQQQDYPLVQAAVFIMALAVIVMNLVADLLYAYFDPTVSATGGAA; translated from the coding sequence ATGAGTGACTTCCGACGGGTGTTCCTGAAGCGAATCGGCATCGCGGCGGTGCTCACGCTCGTCGCCGTCACGGTGATTTTCGTCGTCCTGCGAATGCTCCCGGGCAGTCCGTTCGAGTCGCTGATCACCACCGGCAATCTGAACGAGGCACAGGCTCACCGGATCATGGCGTTGTACGGCCTCGACAAGCCGCTCTGGCAGCAGTATCTGCTCTACCTTCGGAACCTGCTCACGTTCCAGTTCGGCTACTCCATCCTGCAGAGTCGGCCGGTGTGGGATATCCTCGCTCCGAAACTGGCGAACACGCTCGTCCTGCTCGTTCCGGCGCTGATAACGACGGCCGTCTTGAGTTCCCTCTTGGGAATGGTCGCCGGGTGGAACCGCGGTTCGGCGCTCGAAACGGGGAGTATCCTCACGACGACGGCGCTCCGCTCGACCCCGGTGTTCATCACCGCCATCCTCTTCATCATCCTCTTTTCCTACACGTTGGACCTCACCCCCGCGTTCGGCATGCGCGACATCACGGCGACGCCCGACGGGTTAGGCGCGACCTATCTCTCCGTCGATTTCCTTCACCACTACGTCCTCCCGTTCACCGTCGCCGTCCTCTACTACAGCGGCGATTTTCTTCTCCTGGCGCGAAACGGCGTCGTCGAGAAACAGGGGTCCGAGTTCCTCAAACTGCACCGGGCGAAGGGGTTGTCCGAGTTCGAACAACTCCTCCGCGCTGGTCGGAACTCGATGCTTCCGATACTGACCTACTTCGCGCTTCGACTCGGGATGATCTTTCAGGGACTCATCCTCCTCGAAGTCGTCTTCGGGTGGCCGGGTATCGGACGGGAACTCGTGCTCGCCATCCAGCAACAGGACTATCCGTTGGTCCAGGCGGCCGTGTTCATCATGGCGCTCGCGGTCATCGTCATGAACCTCGTCGCTGACCTCCTCTACGCCTACTTCGACCCGACTGTTTCGGCCACCGGAGGTGCCGCCTGA